In a single window of the Bradyrhizobium sp. ORS 285 genome:
- a CDS encoding tannase/feruloyl esterase family alpha/beta hydrolase, translating into MTRTGTSLLAGVSLACVAAMGSARAEDSGCSKVTAEALKVPGLTLTGSKLQEAADGLPRHCILSGKVNERTGVDGHAYAIQFEIRLPETWNGRFLHQVNGGNDGVVVPALGDKADGLVSGGVTPLARGFAVLSSDSGHSGNDLANKPRGLAAGSAFGLDPQARRDYGYSADITLAPIAKAIIAEHYGKKPDYSYIAGCSNGGRHTMVAAERMPEQYDGFLVGNPGFNLPRAAVQHAWDVQALTKADADIRKSITREDAKLISSKIIELCDGLDGAKDGLTANLKACQKAFNFDSLRCAAGTTEACLPAAKVDALKKVFAGPQNSKGEQLYSDWPVDGGVGTGNWRAWKVESPVAPWNNLPIIATMGGASLNYIFSTPPVEVDGSPDKLVEKLQAYDFDKDAPKIYAKEGPFTESAMDFMAPPAVDNPTLPAFQNGARKMLIYHGQADPVFSVNDTIRWYEKLNANVQGKADGFARLFALPGETHCGGGVTLEKFDALGALMDWVEKGKAPEAITASVNAANKELPTTWSQQRSRPLCPWPKFAKYVSGDVEQASSFTCAAE; encoded by the coding sequence ATGACCCGAACCGGGACGTCGCTGTTGGCCGGGGTGAGCCTCGCCTGCGTGGCCGCCATGGGATCTGCGCGGGCCGAAGACTCTGGCTGCAGCAAGGTGACGGCTGAGGCACTGAAAGTGCCGGGCCTGACTCTGACCGGATCGAAGCTGCAGGAGGCGGCCGACGGACTGCCGCGTCACTGCATCCTTTCCGGCAAGGTCAACGAACGCACCGGCGTCGACGGCCACGCCTATGCGATCCAGTTCGAGATCCGTCTGCCGGAGACCTGGAACGGCCGTTTCCTGCACCAGGTGAATGGCGGAAATGACGGCGTGGTGGTGCCCGCGCTCGGCGACAAGGCCGATGGTCTCGTCAGCGGCGGCGTGACGCCGCTCGCCCGCGGTTTTGCGGTACTGTCGTCGGATAGTGGTCATTCGGGCAATGACCTCGCCAACAAGCCGCGTGGGCTCGCGGCCGGCTCTGCCTTCGGCCTCGATCCGCAGGCGCGGCGCGACTACGGTTATTCCGCCGACATCACGCTGGCGCCGATCGCCAAGGCGATCATCGCCGAGCACTACGGCAAGAAGCCGGATTATTCCTACATCGCCGGCTGCTCCAATGGCGGCCGCCATACCATGGTCGCGGCCGAGCGCATGCCGGAGCAGTATGACGGCTTCCTGGTCGGCAATCCCGGCTTCAACCTGCCGCGCGCGGCCGTGCAGCACGCCTGGGACGTGCAGGCGCTGACCAAGGCCGATGCCGACATCCGCAAGTCGATCACCCGCGAGGATGCCAAGCTGATCTCGTCCAAGATCATCGAGCTCTGCGACGGGCTGGATGGTGCGAAGGATGGGCTGACGGCCAATCTGAAGGCCTGTCAGAAGGCCTTCAACTTCGACAGCCTGCGCTGCGCGGCAGGCACCACCGAAGCCTGCCTGCCGGCGGCGAAGGTCGACGCGCTGAAGAAGGTGTTCGCCGGGCCGCAGAATTCCAAGGGCGAGCAGCTCTATTCGGACTGGCCGGTCGACGGCGGCGTCGGGACCGGCAATTGGCGGGCCTGGAAGGTCGAGAGTCCCGTGGCGCCGTGGAACAATTTGCCGATCATCGCCACCATGGGCGGCGCCTCGCTGAACTACATCTTCTCGACACCGCCGGTGGAGGTCGACGGCTCGCCCGACAAGCTGGTCGAGAAGCTGCAGGCCTATGACTTCGACAAGGACGCGCCGAAGATCTACGCCAAGGAGGGTCCGTTCACGGAGTCCGCGATGGACTTCATGGCGCCGCCCGCGGTCGACAACCCGACCCTGCCGGCGTTCCAGAACGGCGCGCGCAAGATGCTGATCTATCACGGCCAGGCCGATCCGGTGTTCTCGGTCAACGACACCATCCGCTGGTACGAGAAGCTTAACGCCAACGTTCAGGGCAAGGCCGACGGCTTTGCGCGCCTGTTTGCGTTGCCTGGCGAGACGCATTGCGGCGGTGGCGTCACCTTGGAGAAGTTCGATGCGCTGGGCGCGCTGATGGACTGGGTCGAGAAGGGCAAGGCGCCGGAGGCGATCACGGCTTCGGTCAATGCGGCCAACAAGGAGCTGCCGACGACGTGGAGCCAGCAGCGATCGCGGCCGCTGTGCCCCTGGCCGAAATTCGCGAAGTATGTGAGCGGCGACGTCGAACAGGCGTCCTCCTTCACCTGCGCCGCGGAGTAG
- a CDS encoding DUF488 family protein produces MAKSKTLFTIGYEHTPAKAVLDELQSAGVKLLIDVRAVAASRRPGFSKSQLAAGLDERGIAYVHLRGLGTPKEGREAARSGHYDTLHKIYSAHLKTPQAKEQMDELASLVKTAGPVCLLCYERDHAHCHRQWIAEIIEERDKVRVENLVAPQV; encoded by the coding sequence ATGGCCAAGAGCAAAACCCTGTTCACGATCGGCTATGAGCACACGCCGGCCAAGGCGGTGCTCGACGAGCTGCAGTCGGCCGGCGTCAAGCTGCTGATCGATGTCCGCGCCGTCGCGGCATCACGACGGCCGGGCTTCTCCAAGAGCCAGCTCGCCGCCGGGCTCGACGAGCGCGGCATCGCCTATGTCCATCTGCGTGGGCTGGGCACTCCGAAGGAAGGCCGCGAGGCCGCGCGCAGCGGCCATTACGACACGCTGCACAAGATCTACAGCGCGCATCTGAAGACGCCGCAGGCCAAGGAGCAGATGGACGAGCTGGCGTCATTGGTGAAGACCGCCGGCCCGGTGTGTCTGCTGTGCTACGAGCGGGACCACGCGCATTGCCATCGGCAATGGATCGCCGAGATCATCGAGGAGCGCGACAAGGTCCGGGTGGAGAACCTCGTCGCGCCTCAAGTGTAG
- a CDS encoding DUF72 domain-containing protein, translating to MSKAPARASQSKSHIYIGIGGWTFAPWRGVFYPDKLPQAKELEYAASKLTSIEINGTYYGSQKPESFRKWAREVPDGFIFSLKGPRFATNRKVLAEAGDSVKRFYDTGVLELGDRLGPVLWQFAPTKKFDEADFGKFLELLPRELDGRKLRHVVEVRHDSFCVPEFVKLLREFATPVVFAEHGKYPAIADVAGDFVYARLQKGNDELKTCYPPKQLDAWAKRLQLWAAGDEPDDLPRVDDKPAKKTPRDVFAYVIHEGKVRAPAGAMELIERVS from the coding sequence GTGAGCAAAGCTCCTGCACGCGCCTCGCAATCCAAGAGCCACATCTACATCGGCATCGGCGGCTGGACCTTCGCGCCCTGGCGCGGCGTGTTCTATCCGGACAAGCTGCCGCAAGCGAAGGAGCTGGAATACGCCGCCTCCAAGCTGACCTCGATCGAGATCAACGGCACCTATTACGGTTCGCAGAAGCCGGAGAGCTTTCGCAAATGGGCGCGCGAGGTGCCCGATGGCTTCATCTTCTCGCTGAAGGGGCCGCGCTTCGCAACCAACCGCAAGGTGCTCGCGGAGGCCGGGGATTCCGTGAAGCGCTTCTACGACACCGGCGTGCTCGAGCTGGGCGACCGGCTGGGTCCGGTGCTGTGGCAGTTCGCGCCGACCAAGAAATTCGACGAGGCTGATTTCGGCAAGTTCCTGGAGCTGCTGCCGCGCGAACTCGACGGCCGCAAGCTGCGCCACGTCGTCGAGGTCCGGCATGACAGTTTTTGCGTGCCCGAGTTCGTCAAGCTGCTGCGCGAGTTCGCAACCCCGGTGGTGTTCGCCGAGCACGGCAAATATCCGGCGATCGCCGACGTTGCCGGCGACTTCGTTTATGCGCGACTGCAGAAGGGCAATGATGAGCTGAAGACCTGCTATCCGCCGAAGCAGCTCGATGCCTGGGCGAAGCGGCTGCAGCTGTGGGCCGCGGGCGATGAACCGGACGATCTGCCGCGGGTTGACGACAAGCCGGCGAAGAAGACGCCGCGCGACGTGTTCGCCTACGTCATCCACGAGGGCAAGGTGCGCGCGCCGGCCGGTGCGATGGAGCTCATCGAGCGTGTGAGCTAG